Proteins found in one Lates calcarifer isolate ASB-BC8 linkage group LG8, TLL_Latcal_v3, whole genome shotgun sequence genomic segment:
- the LOC108872611 gene encoding transmembrane 9 superfamily member 2 isoform X1, with the protein MKRRIHFGFVLVYTLVSYFCPCSAFYLPGLAPVSFCEDGKGGDDCQTVIQLFVNRLDSVESVLPYEYDVFDFCKDAKEMRPSENLGQVLFGERIESSPYKFNFKQDVKCKAVCTKGYKKDNQDDVTKLNFLKMGMQLNYQHHWIIDNMPVTWCYDVEDGQKYCNPGFPIGCLVTSDGRPKDACVINAEFNKKNTFYVFNHVDIKITYHSGKTEGWRGARLVTATLEPKSIKQADENNPSCDGGNPMEVPADFENEVKITYTYSVAFEENNSIKWASRWDYILVSMPHTNIQWFSIMNSLVIVLFLSGMVAMIMLRTLHKDIARYNQVDQADLIKIPLIKEKSSLPYEDAQEESGWKQVHGDVFRPPRKGMLLSVFLGQGTQIFIMTFITLFLACLGFLSPANRGALMTCAVVLWVLLGTPAGYVSARLYKTFGGEKWKTNVLLTALLCPGIVFADFFLMNLILWVEGSSAAIPFGTLVAILALWFGISVPLTFVGAYFGFKKPAIEQPVRTNQIPRQIPEQSFFTKPIPGIVMGGILPFGCIFIQLFFILNSIWSHQMYYMFGFLFLVFIILLITCSEATILLCYFHLCAEDYHWWWRSFLTSGFTAVYLFIYAVHYFFSKLQIIGAASTFLYFGYTMIMVLIFFLFTGTIGFFACFWFVNKIYSVVKVD; encoded by the exons ATGAAGAGGCGGATACACTTCGGTTTTGTGCTGGTTTATACCTTGGTCTCGTATTTCTGCCCGTGCTCGGCGTTTTATCTTCCGGGTTTGGCCCCAGTGAGTTTTTGTGAAGACGGTAAAGGTGGAGACGATTGTCAG ACAGTGATCCAGCTGTTTGTCAATCGCTTGGACTCAGTGGAGTCGGTCCTGCCTTATGAGTATGACGT GTTTGACTTTTGCAAAGATGCCAAGGAAATGAGGCCTTCTGAGAACCTTGGACAGGTGCTGTTTGGTGAACGAATTGAGTCATCACCGTACaag TTCAACTTTAAACAAGATGTTAAATGCAAGGCAGTGTGCACAAAAGGCTACAAGAAAGACAACCAGGACGATGTAACCAAACTGAACTTTCTCAAGATGGGAATGCAGCTGAACTACCAGCACCACTG GATCATTGACAACATGCCGGTGACTTGGTGCTATGATGTGGAAGATGGTCAGAAGTACTGCAACCCAGGCTTCCCCATTGGCTGCCTCGTTACATCAGACGGCAGACCTAAAGATGCTTGTGTCATCAAT gCTGAGTTCAACAAGAAGAACACATTTTACGTCTTCAACCATGTAGACATCAAGATCACTTaccacagtggaaaaacagaagGATGGAGGGGGGCTCGGCTGGTCACTGCCACTCTGGAGCCAAAGAG TATCAAACAGGCAGATGAGAATAACCCAAGCTGTGATGGAGGAAACCCGATGGAGGTCCCTGCAGACTTTGAGAATGAAGTGAAGATAACTTACACCTACTCTGTTGCATTTGAG GAAAACAATTCAATCAAGTGGGCATCTAGGTGGGACTACATTCTTGTCTCCATGCCTCACACCAACATCCAGTGGTTTAG CATCATGAACTCCTTGGTCATTGTCCTCTTCCTGTCTGGCATGGTTGCCATGATAATGTTGAGAACCCTGCACAAGGACATTGCAAGATACAATCAGGTGGACCAG GCAGACTTGATAAAGATTCCACTCATCAAGGAAAAATCCTCTCTACCCTAT GAGGATGCACAAGAGGAGTCGGGGTGGAAGCAGGTGCACGGGGATGTTTTCCGTCCCCCCAGGAAAGGcatgctgctgtctgtgttccTTGGACAGGGCACCCAGATCTTCATCATGACCTTCATCACGCTCT tCCTGGCCTGTCTGGGTTTCCTGTCACCAGCCAACAGAGGTGCTCTCATGACGTGCGCTGTGGTCCTCTGGGTTCTGTTAGGAACACCTGCTGGCTATGTGTCTGCACGTCTGTACAAAA CTTTTGGAGGTGAAAAGTGGAAGACAAACGTTTTGCTGACAGCACTCTTGTGCCCCGG TATTGTGTTTGCTGACTTCTTCCTGATGAACCTGATCCTTTGGGTGGAGGGTTCCTCAGCAGCAATCCCCTTTGGCACTCTGGTGGCCATTTTGGCCCTTTGGTTTGGAATCTCTGTACCCCTCACCTTTGTTGGTGCCTACTTTGGATTCAAGAAACCT GCAATTGAGCAACCAGTGCGGACAAACCAGATCCCCCGTCAAATTCCTGAGCAGTCCTTCTTTACTAAACCTATCCCTGGTATCGTAATGGGTGGAATCCTGCCCTTTGGCTGCATCTTCATCCAGCTATTCTTCATCCTCAACAGCATTTG GTCTCATCAGATGTACTACATGTTTGGGTTCCTGTTCCTGGTTTTCATTATTCTACTCATCACCTGCTCTGAGGCCACAATTCTGCTCTGCTACTTCCATCTATGTGCTGAG GACTACCACTGGTGGTGGCGCTCCTTCCTGACCAGTGGCTTCACAGCAGTCTATCTGTTCATCTACGCTGTGCACTACTTCTTCTCAAAGCTGCAAATAATTGGAGCAGCCAGCACCTTCCTCTACTTTGGATACACAATGATCATGGtccttatcttcttcctcttcacag GTACAATTGGCTTCTTCGCCTGCTTCTGGTTTGTAAATAAGATCTACAGTGTGGTCAAGGTGGACTAG
- the LOC108872611 gene encoding transmembrane 9 superfamily member 2 isoform X2 has protein sequence MKRRIHFGFVLVYTLVSYFCPCSAFYLPGLAPVSFCEDGKGGDDCQTVIQLFVNRLDSVESVLPYEYDVFDFCKDAKEMRPSENLGQVLFGERIESSPYKFNFKQDVKCKAVCTKGYKKDNQDDVTKLNFLKMGMQLNYQHHWIIDNMPVTWCYDVEDGQKYCNPGFPIGCLVTSDGRPKDACVINAEFNKKNTFYVFNHVDIKITYHSGKTEGWRGARLVTATLEPKSIKQADENNPSCDGGNPMEVPADFENEVKITYTYSVAFEENNSIKWASRWDYILVSMPHTNIQWFSIMNSLVIVLFLSGMVAMIMLRTLHKDIARYNQVDQEDAQEESGWKQVHGDVFRPPRKGMLLSVFLGQGTQIFIMTFITLFLACLGFLSPANRGALMTCAVVLWVLLGTPAGYVSARLYKTFGGEKWKTNVLLTALLCPGIVFADFFLMNLILWVEGSSAAIPFGTLVAILALWFGISVPLTFVGAYFGFKKPAIEQPVRTNQIPRQIPEQSFFTKPIPGIVMGGILPFGCIFIQLFFILNSIWSHQMYYMFGFLFLVFIILLITCSEATILLCYFHLCAEDYHWWWRSFLTSGFTAVYLFIYAVHYFFSKLQIIGAASTFLYFGYTMIMVLIFFLFTGTIGFFACFWFVNKIYSVVKVD, from the exons ATGAAGAGGCGGATACACTTCGGTTTTGTGCTGGTTTATACCTTGGTCTCGTATTTCTGCCCGTGCTCGGCGTTTTATCTTCCGGGTTTGGCCCCAGTGAGTTTTTGTGAAGACGGTAAAGGTGGAGACGATTGTCAG ACAGTGATCCAGCTGTTTGTCAATCGCTTGGACTCAGTGGAGTCGGTCCTGCCTTATGAGTATGACGT GTTTGACTTTTGCAAAGATGCCAAGGAAATGAGGCCTTCTGAGAACCTTGGACAGGTGCTGTTTGGTGAACGAATTGAGTCATCACCGTACaag TTCAACTTTAAACAAGATGTTAAATGCAAGGCAGTGTGCACAAAAGGCTACAAGAAAGACAACCAGGACGATGTAACCAAACTGAACTTTCTCAAGATGGGAATGCAGCTGAACTACCAGCACCACTG GATCATTGACAACATGCCGGTGACTTGGTGCTATGATGTGGAAGATGGTCAGAAGTACTGCAACCCAGGCTTCCCCATTGGCTGCCTCGTTACATCAGACGGCAGACCTAAAGATGCTTGTGTCATCAAT gCTGAGTTCAACAAGAAGAACACATTTTACGTCTTCAACCATGTAGACATCAAGATCACTTaccacagtggaaaaacagaagGATGGAGGGGGGCTCGGCTGGTCACTGCCACTCTGGAGCCAAAGAG TATCAAACAGGCAGATGAGAATAACCCAAGCTGTGATGGAGGAAACCCGATGGAGGTCCCTGCAGACTTTGAGAATGAAGTGAAGATAACTTACACCTACTCTGTTGCATTTGAG GAAAACAATTCAATCAAGTGGGCATCTAGGTGGGACTACATTCTTGTCTCCATGCCTCACACCAACATCCAGTGGTTTAG CATCATGAACTCCTTGGTCATTGTCCTCTTCCTGTCTGGCATGGTTGCCATGATAATGTTGAGAACCCTGCACAAGGACATTGCAAGATACAATCAGGTGGACCAG GAGGATGCACAAGAGGAGTCGGGGTGGAAGCAGGTGCACGGGGATGTTTTCCGTCCCCCCAGGAAAGGcatgctgctgtctgtgttccTTGGACAGGGCACCCAGATCTTCATCATGACCTTCATCACGCTCT tCCTGGCCTGTCTGGGTTTCCTGTCACCAGCCAACAGAGGTGCTCTCATGACGTGCGCTGTGGTCCTCTGGGTTCTGTTAGGAACACCTGCTGGCTATGTGTCTGCACGTCTGTACAAAA CTTTTGGAGGTGAAAAGTGGAAGACAAACGTTTTGCTGACAGCACTCTTGTGCCCCGG TATTGTGTTTGCTGACTTCTTCCTGATGAACCTGATCCTTTGGGTGGAGGGTTCCTCAGCAGCAATCCCCTTTGGCACTCTGGTGGCCATTTTGGCCCTTTGGTTTGGAATCTCTGTACCCCTCACCTTTGTTGGTGCCTACTTTGGATTCAAGAAACCT GCAATTGAGCAACCAGTGCGGACAAACCAGATCCCCCGTCAAATTCCTGAGCAGTCCTTCTTTACTAAACCTATCCCTGGTATCGTAATGGGTGGAATCCTGCCCTTTGGCTGCATCTTCATCCAGCTATTCTTCATCCTCAACAGCATTTG GTCTCATCAGATGTACTACATGTTTGGGTTCCTGTTCCTGGTTTTCATTATTCTACTCATCACCTGCTCTGAGGCCACAATTCTGCTCTGCTACTTCCATCTATGTGCTGAG GACTACCACTGGTGGTGGCGCTCCTTCCTGACCAGTGGCTTCACAGCAGTCTATCTGTTCATCTACGCTGTGCACTACTTCTTCTCAAAGCTGCAAATAATTGGAGCAGCCAGCACCTTCCTCTACTTTGGATACACAATGATCATGGtccttatcttcttcctcttcacag GTACAATTGGCTTCTTCGCCTGCTTCTGGTTTGTAAATAAGATCTACAGTGTGGTCAAGGTGGACTAG
- the arhgef6 gene encoding rho guanine nucleotide exchange factor 6 isoform X2: protein MNPEEQTVTWLISLGVLSSPKKNIADPEEFLKTSLKDGVVLCKLTERLIPGFTPKYCQDPRTEADCISNIREFLRGCSSLKVEGFEPEWLYTGENFGKVLTTLLAVNFATQDCAAERSCPQSGAPSPSQSTSSHTLSSAKSKGSLRRQSKSVEMSENGGGGQLMVKARFNFKQNNEDELSFSKGELILVTRQEEGGWWEGTLNGKTGWFPSNYVREVKPCEKPVSPKGTPLTKNYYSVVVQDILEHEREFVKELHTVLSCYLRPLQASDKLSSADSATLCGNLEEILTFQQGLCVALEDCTKVPEGQQRVAGCYLNLMCQIKTLYLAYCSSHPSAVCILTDHSEELDKFMESQGASAPGILTLTSSLSKPFMRFDKYPTLLQELERHVEEAHPDYTDIVKATAAFRSLVTQCQELRKRKNLELQILSEPVRGWEGDSMKSLGHVAYMSQVHVKNGSSEEKEERYLMLFPNVLVMLSASPRMSGFIYQGKLPLTGTTVTRHVEDADTAHYAFEITGSMIDRITVFCSSPQELQEWLEHLQPFSKGGSPAGTISKTVEGKPLSMVGTPTHLSHLGSLSAISRGPLEPPKISKPWSLSCLRPAPPLKPSAALGYKEDSSKSPRPMKKFLPGNRKKERKPSDDEVQIRKSTAALEEDAQILRVIEAYCTGASLHQTTTAVRKECIPQVLLPEEEKIIVEEMKSNGQTVIEEKSLVDAVYALKDEVHELKKENKWMKQFLEEEQKSRKELERVVRKLAKQKNDCAWDDGSH, encoded by the exons ATGAATCCAGAGGAGCAGACTGTAACGTGGTTGATATCACTAGGAGTGCTCAGCTCGCCTAAGAAGAATATAGCGGACCCGGAGGAGTTTTTGAAAACATCGCTCAAGGATGGGGTCGTCCTGTGCAAGCTCACGGAGCGGCTCATACCTGGCTTCACTCCCAAG tatTGCCAGGATCCGAGGACTGAAGCCGACTGCATTTCCAACATCAGGGAGTTTTTAAGAGGATGCTCATCCTTGAAAGTGGAG gGGTTTGAACCAGAGTGGTTATACACTGGCGAGAATTTTGGCAAAGTACTGACCACTTTGCTGGCGGTCAACTTTGCCACACAAG ACTGTGCTGCTGAGAGGTCATGTCCGCAGTCTGGCGCCCCCTCTCCTAGTCAGTCGAcgtcttcacacacactctcctctgcCAAATCCAAAGGCTCTCTGCGCAGACAATCCAAATCAGTG GAGATGTCTGAGAACGGCGGAGGTGGGCAGCTGATGGTGAAGGCTCGCTTCAACTTCAAACAGAATAACGAGGATGAGCTGTCCTTCAGTAAAGGTGAATTGATCCTTGTGACGcggcaggaggagggaggatggtGGGAGGGAACTCTCAACGGCAAGACAGGCTGGTTTCCCAGTAACTACGTCCGGGAGGTCAAACCCTGCG AGAAGCCAGTGTCTCCTAAAGGAACTCCACTGACCAAGAACTACTACAGTGTG GTGGTACAGGACATCTTGGAACATGAGCGGGAGTTTGTCAAAGAATTACATACAGTGCTGAGCTGTTACCTACGACCCTTGCAAGCCAGTGACAA GCTGAGCAGTGCTGACAGCGCCACCCTGTGTGGAAACCTGGAGGAGATCCTCACCTTCCAGCAAGGACTATGTGTGGCTTTGGAAGACTGCACCAA AGTCCCAGAGGGCCAGCAGCGAGTGGCAGGCTGCTATTTAAACCTGATGTGTCAGATCAAGACTCTGTACCTGGCTTACTGTTCCAGCCACCCTTCAGCTGTCTGCATCCTCACTGACCACAG tgaGGAACTAGACAAGTTCATGGAGAGCCAGGGAGCAAGTGCTCCAGGGATCCTGACCCTGACCTCCAGTCTCAGTAAGCCCTTCATGAGGTTCGACAAGTACCCGACcctgctgcaggagctggagagacaTGTGGAG GAAGCCCACCCAGACTACACTGACATTGTAAAGGCAACAGCTGCATTTAGGAGCCTAGTG ACGCAGTGCCAGGAACTGCGGAAGCGCAAAAACCTGGAGCTCCAGATCTTGTCGGAACCAGTGCGGGGCTGGGAGGGGGACAGCATGAAGAGTCTGGGTCACGTAGCCTACATGTCCCAGGTCCACGTGAAAAATGGGTCCAGTGAG GAAAAAGAGGAGCGCTATTTAATGCTTTTCCCTAATGTGTTGGTAATGCTCTCTGCCAGTCCCCGAATGAGTGGCTTTATTTATCAG GGAAAACTGCCACTGACAGGCACCACAGTAACAAGACATGTAGAGGATGCAGACACTGCCCACTATGCCTTTGAAATCACAG GAAGTATGATCGATCGTATTACAGTGTTCTGCAGTAGTCCTCAGGAGCTGCAGGAGTGGCTGGAGCACCTTCAGCCCTTCTCCAAAGGAGGTAGCCCTGCAGGCACCATCTCAAAG ACTGTAGAAGGAAAGCCACTGAGCATGGTCGGCACCCCTACTCACCTGTCCCACCTGGGCAGCCTCAGCGCCATCAGCCGTGGCCCCCTGGAGCCGCCAAAGATCAGCAAGCCCTGGTCTCTCAGCTGTCTGCGTCCCGCACCTCCCCTCAAACCCTCCGCTGCCCTGGGCTACAAAGAG GACTCCAGTAAGAGCCCGCGGCCCATGAAGAAGTTCCTGCCGGGCAACAGGAAGAAAGAGCGGAAGCCCTCTGACGACGAGGTTCAAATTAGGAAAA GCACAGCCGCTCTAGAGGAGGATGCTCAGATACTGAGGGTGATTGAGGCGTACTGCACAGGAGCCAGCCTGCACCAGACCActacag cGGTGCGGAAAGAGTGCATCCCTCAGGTGCTTCTgccagaggaagagaagatcattgtggaggagatgaagagcaACGGGCAGACAGTTATTGAGGAAAA gAGCCTAGTTGATGCTGTGTACGCTTTGAAAGATGAGGTTCACGAACTGAAAAAG GAGAATAAGTGGATGAAGCAGTttctggaggaggagcagaagtCTCGGAAAGAGCTGGAGAGAGTGGTCAGAAAACTGGCCAAGCAGAAGAATGATTGTGCTTGGGATGACGGCAGCCACTGA
- the arhgef6 gene encoding rho guanine nucleotide exchange factor 6 isoform X1: MNPEEQTVTWLISLGVLSSPKKNIADPEEFLKTSLKDGVVLCKLTERLIPGFTPKYCQDPRTEADCISNIREFLRGCSSLKVEGFEPEWLYTGENFGKVLTTLLAVNFATQDCAAERSCPQSGAPSPSQSTSSHTLSSAKSKGSLRRQSKSVEMSENGGGGQLMVKARFNFKQNNEDELSFSKGELILVTRQEEGGWWEGTLNGKTGWFPSNYVREVKPCEKPVSPKGTPLTKNYYSVVVQDILEHEREFVKELHTVLSCYLRPLQASDKLSSADSATLCGNLEEILTFQQGLCVALEDCTKVPEGQQRVAGCYLNLMCQIKTLYLAYCSSHPSAVCILTDHSEELDKFMESQGASAPGILTLTSSLSKPFMRFDKYPTLLQELERHVEEAHPDYTDIVKATAAFRSLVTQCQELRKRKNLELQILSEPVRGWEGDSMKSLGHVAYMSQVHVKNGSSEEKEERYLMLFPNVLVMLSASPRMSGFIYQGKLPLTGTTVTRHVEDADTAHYAFEITGSMIDRITVFCSSPQELQEWLEHLQPFSKGGSPAGTISKTVEGKPLSMVGTPTHLSHLGSLSAISRGPLEPPKISKPWSLSCLRPAPPLKPSAALGYKERMSYIMKDSSKSPRPMKKFLPGNRKKERKPSDDEVQIRKSTAALEEDAQILRVIEAYCTGASLHQTTTAVRKECIPQVLLPEEEKIIVEEMKSNGQTVIEEKSLVDAVYALKDEVHELKKENKWMKQFLEEEQKSRKELERVVRKLAKQKNDCAWDDGSH, from the exons ATGAATCCAGAGGAGCAGACTGTAACGTGGTTGATATCACTAGGAGTGCTCAGCTCGCCTAAGAAGAATATAGCGGACCCGGAGGAGTTTTTGAAAACATCGCTCAAGGATGGGGTCGTCCTGTGCAAGCTCACGGAGCGGCTCATACCTGGCTTCACTCCCAAG tatTGCCAGGATCCGAGGACTGAAGCCGACTGCATTTCCAACATCAGGGAGTTTTTAAGAGGATGCTCATCCTTGAAAGTGGAG gGGTTTGAACCAGAGTGGTTATACACTGGCGAGAATTTTGGCAAAGTACTGACCACTTTGCTGGCGGTCAACTTTGCCACACAAG ACTGTGCTGCTGAGAGGTCATGTCCGCAGTCTGGCGCCCCCTCTCCTAGTCAGTCGAcgtcttcacacacactctcctctgcCAAATCCAAAGGCTCTCTGCGCAGACAATCCAAATCAGTG GAGATGTCTGAGAACGGCGGAGGTGGGCAGCTGATGGTGAAGGCTCGCTTCAACTTCAAACAGAATAACGAGGATGAGCTGTCCTTCAGTAAAGGTGAATTGATCCTTGTGACGcggcaggaggagggaggatggtGGGAGGGAACTCTCAACGGCAAGACAGGCTGGTTTCCCAGTAACTACGTCCGGGAGGTCAAACCCTGCG AGAAGCCAGTGTCTCCTAAAGGAACTCCACTGACCAAGAACTACTACAGTGTG GTGGTACAGGACATCTTGGAACATGAGCGGGAGTTTGTCAAAGAATTACATACAGTGCTGAGCTGTTACCTACGACCCTTGCAAGCCAGTGACAA GCTGAGCAGTGCTGACAGCGCCACCCTGTGTGGAAACCTGGAGGAGATCCTCACCTTCCAGCAAGGACTATGTGTGGCTTTGGAAGACTGCACCAA AGTCCCAGAGGGCCAGCAGCGAGTGGCAGGCTGCTATTTAAACCTGATGTGTCAGATCAAGACTCTGTACCTGGCTTACTGTTCCAGCCACCCTTCAGCTGTCTGCATCCTCACTGACCACAG tgaGGAACTAGACAAGTTCATGGAGAGCCAGGGAGCAAGTGCTCCAGGGATCCTGACCCTGACCTCCAGTCTCAGTAAGCCCTTCATGAGGTTCGACAAGTACCCGACcctgctgcaggagctggagagacaTGTGGAG GAAGCCCACCCAGACTACACTGACATTGTAAAGGCAACAGCTGCATTTAGGAGCCTAGTG ACGCAGTGCCAGGAACTGCGGAAGCGCAAAAACCTGGAGCTCCAGATCTTGTCGGAACCAGTGCGGGGCTGGGAGGGGGACAGCATGAAGAGTCTGGGTCACGTAGCCTACATGTCCCAGGTCCACGTGAAAAATGGGTCCAGTGAG GAAAAAGAGGAGCGCTATTTAATGCTTTTCCCTAATGTGTTGGTAATGCTCTCTGCCAGTCCCCGAATGAGTGGCTTTATTTATCAG GGAAAACTGCCACTGACAGGCACCACAGTAACAAGACATGTAGAGGATGCAGACACTGCCCACTATGCCTTTGAAATCACAG GAAGTATGATCGATCGTATTACAGTGTTCTGCAGTAGTCCTCAGGAGCTGCAGGAGTGGCTGGAGCACCTTCAGCCCTTCTCCAAAGGAGGTAGCCCTGCAGGCACCATCTCAAAG ACTGTAGAAGGAAAGCCACTGAGCATGGTCGGCACCCCTACTCACCTGTCCCACCTGGGCAGCCTCAGCGCCATCAGCCGTGGCCCCCTGGAGCCGCCAAAGATCAGCAAGCCCTGGTCTCTCAGCTGTCTGCGTCCCGCACCTCCCCTCAAACCCTCCGCTGCCCTGGGCTACAAAGAG AGGATGTCTTATATCATGAAG GACTCCAGTAAGAGCCCGCGGCCCATGAAGAAGTTCCTGCCGGGCAACAGGAAGAAAGAGCGGAAGCCCTCTGACGACGAGGTTCAAATTAGGAAAA GCACAGCCGCTCTAGAGGAGGATGCTCAGATACTGAGGGTGATTGAGGCGTACTGCACAGGAGCCAGCCTGCACCAGACCActacag cGGTGCGGAAAGAGTGCATCCCTCAGGTGCTTCTgccagaggaagagaagatcattgtggaggagatgaagagcaACGGGCAGACAGTTATTGAGGAAAA gAGCCTAGTTGATGCTGTGTACGCTTTGAAAGATGAGGTTCACGAACTGAAAAAG GAGAATAAGTGGATGAAGCAGTttctggaggaggagcagaagtCTCGGAAAGAGCTGGAGAGAGTGGTCAGAAAACTGGCCAAGCAGAAGAATGATTGTGCTTGGGATGACGGCAGCCACTGA
- the rbmx gene encoding LOW QUALITY PROTEIN: RNA-binding motif protein, X chromosome (The sequence of the model RefSeq protein was modified relative to this genomic sequence to represent the inferred CDS: deleted 1 base in 1 codon) has product MAEADRPGKLFIGGLNTETTEKALEQYFSKYGRIVEVLLMKDRETNKSRGFAFVTFESPADAKDAAREMNGKSLDGKPIKVEQATKPQFESGGRRGPPPIHSRSRGPPRGPRGSRGGPGGMRGPPSRDYYDNSGNVEPFFKGMSSRGPPPMKRGPPVRNGGPPPKRPAPSGPMSRPPMSRDRDPYGPPPPRRDSMMSRRDDYPSPRDDHYNSKDSYSSRDYNSRDSRDYGPPPRDYSYREYSNSSSRDDYGSMSRGYSDRDGYGGGREPRSYMDRPSGGSYRDSYDGYGNSRSAPPSRGPPPSYGGSSGSSRYDDYGSSSRDGYGSRDSYPSSRSDPYPPSRGERMGRQERGPAPPVERGYPPRDSYSSSSPWRATWWPWWQSS; this is encoded by the exons ATGGCAGAGGCAGACCGACCAGGGAAGCTCTTCATCGGTGGACTG AACACGGAGACCACCGAGAAGGCCCTGGAGCAGTACTTCAGTAAATATGGCAGGATTGTCGAAG TTCTTTTGATGAAGGACcgtgaaacaaacaaatcaagaGGGTTTGCTTTTGTTACTTTTGAGAGTCCTGCTGATGCAAAAGATGCAGCTCGCGAGATGAATGGAAAG TCTCTCGATGGCAAACCTATCAAAGTGGAGCAAGCTACAAAGCCTCAGTTTGAGAGCGGTGGCAGACGAGGGCCTCCACCCATACACTCGCGCAGTCGTGGTCCACCCAGAGGCCCCCGTGGTTCCCGGGGAGGCCCTGGTGGTATGAGGGGCCCACCATCCAGAG ACTACTATGATAATTCAGGGAACGTAGAACCCTTCTTTAAAGGGATGTCGTCCAGAGGCCCCCCTCCAATGAAGAGAGGACCCCCAGTACGTAATGGAGGCCCCCCACCCAAGAGACCTGCCCCATCTGGTCCCATGAGTAGAC CACCCATGTCGAGGGACAGGGATCCCTATGGTCCGCCGCCTCCTCGCAGAGACTCCATGATGTCCAGGAGGGATGATTATCCATCACCACGAGATGACCATTACAACTCAAAAGACAG CTACTCCAGTCGGGATTATAATTCCAGAGATTCCAGGGACTATGGACCCCCTCCCAGAGATTACTCATACAGAGAATACTCCAATTCCAGTTCTCGAGATGACTATGGGTCTATGTCAAGAGGATACAG TGATCGTGATGGTTATGGGGGAGGCCGGGAACCCAGAAGTTATATGGACCGTCCAAGTGGTGGCTCCTACCGAGATTCATATGATGGTTACG GTAACTCTCGCAGCGCCCCACCATCACGGGGCCCCCCACCATCCTATGGTGGGAGCAGTGGAAGCAGTCGTTACGATGACTATGGCAGCAGTTCCCGGGATGGCTATGGCAGTCGTGACAGTTACCCCAGCAGTCGGAGTGACCCATATCCACCTAGCCGTGGTGAGCGAATGGGCAGGCAGGAGAGGGGCCCAGCTCCCCCTGTCGAGAGAGGCTACCCTCCTCGTGATTCATACAGCAGCTCAAGTCCGTGGAGGGCCACGTGGTGGCCGTGGTGGCAATCGAGCTGA